The genomic stretch AATTATACAAACAAAATAAGGTCAACCATGTAACAAGCTGATGGATAAATAATTATGAAACAAGGAAAAATAGAATAATACAATCTGAGTTCATTCATATGACAAGCAATGTTAAACATGGAATAATCTAAATTATTACAAGTCTTACAACAAAGCAATGTAGCAATGTAACAAAGGATTCATGAGACAAGCACTCCTACTTTGCATGCCTATCATTATATTTTCTGGTAAGCCAActcttcttaacatcattagtaGGTAAGGTCATGAACATCTCCCTTTGCTCCCTTTTGACAAACAATGAAGTGGCAATGTAGTGTTCATCGGATCCATACTCAGCACCACATTCAACTACTGCCTTCATCACTTCTTCAATAGTGAATTTTCCTTCTCTCTTGGCAGCATATGCACTGGCTGAACTAGCCATACTAGTGCATGCTTCTTGAATGAGGACTGCATTGGCTGTCTTAGGCTTCTTGCATGTACCATGGAAAGGCCTTGCCGGTCTCTTGCCACTACTAGGGGAAGGGGTAACCTCATCTAATTCCTCTTCTTGTGTCCCACCTAGTGCAGCAACTTCATCATCCACAGGAACAACATCATCCACGGCCATTGTAGAAGTGTTACCACAAGGGTTCCAATGATCAGAACCAATATTCACAATGCCTTGAAAACAAATTGCTAACTCATCTTCATTTTGAAGCAGCTGCTTCCTAAACTTCCCACATCCTGGAATATCCTGGAAATATGCAAGATAAGAACACATATTAGGACATATAAAACAGTAGTTAATTTAAAAAGAAGGTGATATTCATAAAACAGTAGACAACTTACAGCTCTAGCTTTCTTCCACCATTCATCGTCCATATTAATAGTGCCATTATTCCAACCGATTCCTGTTTGCATCGTCGTTAGCTTTCTCCATGCCTTGAAATCTTCCTTCAATTTGTCCCACTTGTTCTTGATTTGGTTCTTGGTCAGTACAATACCCGTACGATCTTTGAATCCTTTCTCAACCTCAGCATAACCCACTGAATTCAAGAATGTATTTGGGCGATTTCCTTTCTCAACTTGCTCAGCCATCAAACCACAAAGGATCCGAGTGTTCTCTATGTTCCAATCAATTTCTGGCATCTATTCCAACTCAACACAACAATTCAGAACATGGCCTATAGAGCTACAAATTCATCTCAACATTCTACTAGCACAGGAAAATTCTACACAGCATATTCCACCTCACTGTTCTAAAAAAACACACAACATAGAGATGGGAATGGGGATACCTTGCAAGGTTGAGGGAGCGTCGGTCGCTGGTGGGGATGGGGATACCCCGACCCCTTCTCCTTCGCGCGGCCGCCGGTGGATGGAGAGGTGCTCTTCTTCCCCTTCTCTAGGGTTAGGGTTGAGGATGACCTTCTCCTTGTCTTGTCCTTCACCGGCCGCCGCTGGGGGATGGAGGGAGGGGGTGGGGAAGAGAGGCGGAGGGAGGGGGCGGGGAAGAGAGgcagagaggggggggggggcggcgCCGCCCGGCCTGCTCGCCCCTAGAAGCTGGCGACAGCCCTGTTCGCGAGTAGGCCGGCAGCTCGCCCCTGTTCGCGAGTTCTGGGAAGGGGACGGGAGTCTCGCGAGTCGCGAGTCTGGGAGGGGACGGGAGTCGCGGGGGGTGAgagaatagaaaaaaaaaacgattCGCTTGTGTAACCAGTGGCAATTGCGGGTAATTTCACCCCAACTCCATGTCTTGGTCTGTTTTGGTCAGTTTCGGAGTAGGAGAAGAGGTACTTCGAAAATTTGTACTAGAGCTCCAAAAACTCCATAGAGTTGGGCTGCTCCAATATTTTCTGGAGTTGGGGTGTTTGGCTAGCTCTACTTGACTCTGGGGTGGAGTTCGGCTCTGGAGCcataccaaacaggccctgaaTTCTGCTCAGTATATTCTACACCtaaggtgtagaatagcacttgtatatatatatatatatatatatatatatatatcgtgtcCAGATCTAGGTAGGATTATGATGGTATGTCTGTGAAGGTGGAGTCTTTATGGTTTTATATGCAGAAAAATAAAATCGGATGCAGTGCGGAAAGATAAAATGAACATAAAATAATtaatataaatatttttggATTTTCAATTAATAAAGAAACACACAACTAACACAA from Sorghum bicolor cultivar BTx623 chromosome 3, Sorghum_bicolor_NCBIv3, whole genome shotgun sequence encodes the following:
- the LOC8086342 gene encoding L10-interacting MYB domain-containing protein, with the translated sequence MPEIDWNIENTRILCGLMAEQVEKGNRPNTFLNSVGYAEVEKGFKDRTGIVLTKNQIKNKWDKLKEDFKAWRKLTTMQTGIGWNNGTINMDDEWWKKARADIPGCGKFRKQLLQNEDELAICFQGIVNIGSDHWNPCGNTSTMAVDDVVPVDDEVAALGGTQEEELDEVTPSPSSGKRPARPFHGTCKKPKTANAVLIQEACTSMASSASAYAAKREGKFTIEEVMKAVVECGAEYGSDEHYIATSLFVKREQREMFMTLPTNDVKKSWLTRKYNDRHAK